A single region of the Amphiura filiformis chromosome 7, Afil_fr2py, whole genome shotgun sequence genome encodes:
- the LOC140157678 gene encoding metabotropic glutamate receptor 3-like, with protein sequence MVMLAQCLLSIVSLLFIHCTTCNTVPESACEVYTKPGNITLAGIFPFRESLEEYCNPGTTFWGLQLSEAMIWAIEEVNNHQDLLPDVTIGYEIRDDCRTEDSALWAALSFFTDTCHMYQNKTDANIVGIIGGAFSSTSIFISKVANIYKIPFISFSATSDELSDKKRFPYFLRTLPPNRYQVGVFIDIILKYNWRYIALIYSADTYGIHGATQIKSLAEEYDICLALSAAVQPHAPQNEIDEVIEKLKRVPKAKVVIVFALDDIADGLLSTIYRRNLNWNITWIASEGWGYETETLEWASVLVGSFFIKISRPHAPDFEQYFSSLDPTFRAGSPWYNEYWEDWQITQECRDITLCPYDTAASGGPVIDAVNAFAHALHNMFSECRDGKCLSPEQITGASLLQYLHRVRFNASAGPMQFDEFGDTLGTFIIQNLQRDDIGFKVVNAGYWDPRDIDSPLVIYSEKIRFNDNSKSPPYSLCGDRCQVDFGLTENTL encoded by the exons ATGGTTATGCTAGCACAGTGCTTGCTGAGTATCGTATCACTCCTATTTATTCACTGTACTACATGTAATACTGTGCCCGAGTCAGCATGTGAAGTATACACCAAACCAGGGAATATTACACTCGCTGGGATATTCCCATTCCGTGAAAGCTTGGAGGAGTATTGCAATCCAGGTACAACTTTCTGGGGATTGCAACTCTCAGAGGCAATGATATGGGCTATTGAAGAAGTCAACAACCACCAAGACCTATTACCAGATGTAACTATTGGTTATGAAATTCGAGACGATTGTCGAACAGAAGACTCCGCACTTTGGGCCGCGCTTTCTTTCTTTACAGACACGTGTCATATGTACCAGAATAAAACGGATGCCAATATAGTTGGGATTATTGGAGGAGCGTTCAGTTCTACCAGTATCTTCATATCTAAAGTTGCCAACATATATAAAATACCGTTTATTTCATTTTCTGCTACGAGTGATGAATTAAGTGACAAGAAAAGATTTCCTTATTTCCTTCGCACGTTACCTCCGAATAGGTATCAAGTTGGTGTTTTCATAGATATTATCTTAAAGTACAATTGGAGATACATTGCATTGATTTATTCTGCCGATACATATGGGATACATGGAGCGACACAGATCAAATCGTTAGCGGAAGAGTACGATATCTGCTTAGCACTTTCCGCCGCAGTGCAACCACACGCACCACAAAATGAGATTGATGAGGTGATTGAGAAGTTAAAACGTGTTCCAAAAGCCAAAGTTGTGATAGTATTTGCATTAGATGACATAGCTGATGGTCTTCTCAGTACAATTTATAGACGAAATTTAAATTGGAACATTACTTGGATTGCAAGTGAGGGTTGGGGATATGAAACCGAAACCCTAGAGTGGGCCAGTGTTTTAGTGGGAAGTTTCTTCATAAAGATCAGTCGTCCACATGCACCAGATTTTGAACAATATTTCAGTAGTTTAGATCCGACATTTAGAGCCGGAAGCCCGTGGTACAATGAGTATTGGGAAGACTGGCAAATAACACAGGAATGCAGAGATATAACACTGTGTCCATACGATACAGCAGCAAGTGGCGGGCCAGTAATTGACGCTGTGAATGCTTTTGCACACGCTCTCCATAACATGTTCTCGGAATGTAGAGATGGCAAATGTCTTTCTCCAGAACAGATCACCGGTGCATCTCTGCTGCAATACTTACACCGAGTACGCTTTAATGCTTCTGCTGGTCCAATGCAATTTGATGAATTTGGGGATACATTAGGGACATTTATTATTCAGAATTTGCAAAGAGACGATATCGGTTTCAAAGTAGTAAATGCTGGATACTGGGATCCTCGCGATATAGACTCACCTCTTGTTATTTACTCTGAAAAGATTCGATTCAATGACAATTCTAAATCGCCACCATATTCCTTGTGTGGTGATCGGTGC CAGGTGGACTTTGGTCTTACAGAGAACACCCTCTGA